The Arachis duranensis cultivar V14167 chromosome 2, aradu.V14167.gnm2.J7QH, whole genome shotgun sequence genome has a window encoding:
- the LOC107474825 gene encoding single-stranded DNA-binding protein, mitochondrial isoform X1, giving the protein MNSLGVRLAKHLRISSLSSSSHAVGMTRTGTQWYSTLLTESDNDEGLNDRVNDDRKNEELDDEFDDFLGSKPDLELQGVDPKRGWGFRGVHKAIICGKVGQVPVQKILRNGKNVTIFTVGTGGMSDQRITREVDMPRPAQWHRIAVHNHILGAYAVQQLSKNSSVYVEGDIETRVYNDSINGEVKSIPEICVRRDGKLRLIKGGESIDTNSLDELREGLF; this is encoded by the exons ATGAATTCGCTGGGTGTTAGACTTGCGAAGCATCTTCGTATCTCTTCTCTGAGCTCCTCTTCCCATG CAGTTGGAATGACGAGGACGGGAACACAGTGGTACTCAACATTGTTAACTGAAAGTGACAATGATGAGGGCTTAAATGATAGGGTTAATGATGATCGAAAGAACGAAGAACTGgatgatgaatttgatgattttcttgGTAGCAAGCCCGATCTAGAACTGCAGGGTGTGGATCCAAAGAGGGGTTGGGGATTTCGGGGAGTGCACAAG GCAATAATATGTGGAAAAGTTGGCCAAGTCCCTGTACAAAAGATATTGAGGAATGGGAAGAATGTAACGATCTTTACGGTTGGGACTGGGGGAATGTCTGACCAGAGAATCACGAGAGAAGTGGATATGCCAAGACCTGCTCAATGGCATCGCATTGCTGTGCATAATCACATCCTTGGGGCCTATGCAGTACAACAACTTTCTAAAAA CTCTTCAGTTTATGTTGAGGGTGACATTGAGACTAGAGTTTATAATGATAGCATCAATGGTGAAGTCAAAAGCATTCCTGAGATATGTGTACGTCGTGATG GGAAACTTCGTCTCATAAAGGGAGGAGAGAGCATTGATACAAATTCATTGGATGAATTGC GAGAAGGGTTGTTTTAG
- the LOC107474825 gene encoding single-stranded DNA-binding protein, mitochondrial isoform X2: MNSLGVRLAKHLRISSLSSSSHVGMTRTGTQWYSTLLTESDNDEGLNDRVNDDRKNEELDDEFDDFLGSKPDLELQGVDPKRGWGFRGVHKAIICGKVGQVPVQKILRNGKNVTIFTVGTGGMSDQRITREVDMPRPAQWHRIAVHNHILGAYAVQQLSKNSSVYVEGDIETRVYNDSINGEVKSIPEICVRRDGKLRLIKGGESIDTNSLDELREGLF, from the exons ATGAATTCGCTGGGTGTTAGACTTGCGAAGCATCTTCGTATCTCTTCTCTGAGCTCCTCTTCCCATG TTGGAATGACGAGGACGGGAACACAGTGGTACTCAACATTGTTAACTGAAAGTGACAATGATGAGGGCTTAAATGATAGGGTTAATGATGATCGAAAGAACGAAGAACTGgatgatgaatttgatgattttcttgGTAGCAAGCCCGATCTAGAACTGCAGGGTGTGGATCCAAAGAGGGGTTGGGGATTTCGGGGAGTGCACAAG GCAATAATATGTGGAAAAGTTGGCCAAGTCCCTGTACAAAAGATATTGAGGAATGGGAAGAATGTAACGATCTTTACGGTTGGGACTGGGGGAATGTCTGACCAGAGAATCACGAGAGAAGTGGATATGCCAAGACCTGCTCAATGGCATCGCATTGCTGTGCATAATCACATCCTTGGGGCCTATGCAGTACAACAACTTTCTAAAAA CTCTTCAGTTTATGTTGAGGGTGACATTGAGACTAGAGTTTATAATGATAGCATCAATGGTGAAGTCAAAAGCATTCCTGAGATATGTGTACGTCGTGATG GGAAACTTCGTCTCATAAAGGGAGGAGAGAGCATTGATACAAATTCATTGGATGAATTGC GAGAAGGGTTGTTTTAG